CCGCGGCCAGTTGGACCGGGGCCGGGTGCCGGTGGTATCGCACCGTGCCCGTGCTGTACCCGTTGCTCTGGAACCCCATCTGGAGCAGGTGAACCATGTTGGGGTCGCTCTCGGGTCCGGGGGGCCGGCGCGCCAACCAGAGGTCACCCCCGAACCCGGTGCAGTCCATCCCGAAGTACGGGCCGCGCACCTCGGGCCCGTTCGCCTCCCACACGATTTGGCCGGGGCGCCCGCCGGCGATGAGGTCCAACTGTTTCCCGTCGGGTGACGGGCGCAGGAACCGGAGCTGCTTCGTCGCCTCGTTGGTGCCGTCGAGGAGCGTTTCGCGCCGCTTCCCGGTCTTCGCGTCCCAGAGCACCAGCACCCCGTCCACGTCGCCCGTGACGAACGCACCGCGGGTCGCCGCCAGCGCGCGGACCGGGGCCTTATGGGTGAACGTGTGCTCCACGCGCCACCCGCGGACCGGGCGCGGTGCCGGAGCTTGCGTGGGTACCGGCGGGGCGCTGGTGAGTAGGAAAACGGTGAGAACTGTCAGCACGGTGTGATCCTCCCTGAAGACCGAGGGAGGACAGAATAACCCGGCGGCTCCAGAACTCGCAAGCGCCGACTGGCGCGTCTCATACCAGAGGAAAGCGGTTCGCTAACGCGGCCAGTTCGTGTCTCGAGATTCCACCCCAGCGCCGCGCAAGTCGGCCGCACCTTGGTAGCTCGTGGCTTCGTCGCCACGTGCATCCTCACCGCGCGGCAGCACTACTCAACCTTTCCGCAGTCGCTGATGGTGACCTTGGCCGACGTCTTCCCACTCCGCGAACCGACGGCTTCAATCTTCTTGACCACGTCGTAACCCTTCACGACCTGCCCGAACACGACGTGCTTACCGTTGAGGTGTGGTGTTGCCGCGGTGCACAGGAAGAACTGAGAACCGTTCGTGTTCCGCCCGGCATTCGCCATCGAAAGGGTACCGGGGCCGAAGTGCTTGCCGGCCTTACCTTCAAAGGTTTCGTCGTCGAACGTTTCGCCGTAGATCGATTCGCCGCCCGTACCGTCACCGGACGTGAAGTCACCCCCTTGGCACATGAAGCCCGGGATCACGCGGTGGAACGGCGAGCCCTTGTAGGCCAGTGCTTTCCCCGTCTTACTCTTGGTGCCGACGCACAGTTGCAGGAAGTTCTCGGCGGTCTTGGGGCACGTGTCGGCGAACAGCTCCATTTCGATCCGCCCGGCCGCCTTGCCGTCGATGGCAACGTCGAAGAACACTTTGGGGTTCTTGGGGTTCACGGCGTGGAACGGCTTGTAATCGTCAGCCGCCGGAGCTCTCCGATCGGGTGCCGTGGGTTGACCGCTCTCGGCGTCCGGCCGGTTCGCCGAGCACGCGGGTAGCGCAATGCCGGTCAACAGAACGATCCCACGCAGGAGAAACACGGGCCGGCGAATCATAATGGTCTCCATTGGAAATCAGGTGAAGAGATTAACGGCGCGTCATATGGGGGCGGCAAAGAAGCTGCACCCGTGAGGTCGCAGACTGTACGGCTTGGCGAAAGGGTGGTCAAGCGTAGAGCTGCGGCACCTGCACCGGTGTCCCGGAGGGTGGTCACGGCGGAACTCCGCGATTCGCGCCTGAAGACGGTTGCAGTCCGCAACGTTCAGCGAATCGAGTGACTCCTCGCCCCCCGTCGGTGCATGACGAAAGTGGGAGTCTCGTCGGGTTAACGGGAGGGCGGCTTCACAGG
This region of Gemmata massiliana genomic DNA includes:
- a CDS encoding WD40 repeat domain-containing protein encodes the protein MLTVLTVFLLTSAPPVPTQAPAPRPVRGWRVEHTFTHKAPVRALAATRGAFVTGDVDGVLVLWDAKTGKRRETLLDGTNEATKQLRFLRPSPDGKQLDLIAGGRPGQIVWEANGPEVRGPYFGMDCTGFGGDLWLARRPPGPESDPNMVHLLQMGFQSNGYSTGTVRYHRHPAPVQLAAATPRLTVTIDGRGTVRGWKVRDEWSIEHADWSVDLARPGLTALTVSPDSSMVAVAGSNGDVDILDGKKGREVVRLIGRLGPNGIVAFSPDSGLVATGGADGAVRLWNPWTGEQEHALKGHARGITALSFASDEVLMSASEDGTVRVWIYHP
- a CDS encoding peptidylprolyl isomerase, with the translated sequence MNPKNPKVFFDVAIDGKAAGRIEMELFADTCPKTAENFLQLCVGTKSKTGKALAYKGSPFHRVIPGFMCQGGDFTSGDGTGGESIYGETFDDETFEGKAGKHFGPGTLSMANAGRNTNGSQFFLCTAATPHLNGKHVVFGQVVKGYDVVKKIEAVGSRSGKTSAKVTISDCGKVE